Genomic DNA from Hymenobacter jejuensis:
AGATGCCGAGTACCCGCAACGGGACGGAAAGACCCCGTGCACCTTTACTATAGCTTGCCATTGACGCTGGGCAACACATGTGTAGGATAGGTGGGAGGCGTTGAGCCGGGGCCGCTAGGTCTCGGGGAGCCGACGTTGAAATACCACCCTTGTGTTGCTCGGTGCCTAATCTGGAACACGGAAACAGTGGCTGGTGGGTAGTTTGACTGGGGTGGTCGCCTCCAAAAAAGTATCGGAGGCTTTCAAAGGTCCGCTCAGTACGCTTGGTAACCGTACGCAGAGCGCAATAGCAGAAGCGGGCTTGACTGTGAGGCCTACAAGCCGAGCAGGGTCGAAAGACGGATATAGTGATCCGGTGGTTCCGCATGGAAGGGCCATCGCTCAAAGGATAAAAGGTACGCCGGGGATAACAGGCTGATCTCCCCAAGAGCTCATATCGACGGGGAGGTTTGGCACCTCGATGTCGGCTCGTCACGTCCTGGGGCTGGAGAAGGTCCCAAGGGTTCGGCTGTTCGCCGATTAAAGTGGCACGCGAGCTGGGTTCAGAACGTCGTGAGACAGTTCGGTCCCTATCTGTTGCGGGCGTTGGACATTTGAGAGGACCTGTCCTTAGTACGAGAGGACCGGGATGGACCAGCCGCTAGTGCACCGGTTGTGGCGCCAGCTGCAGCGCCGGGTAGCTACGCTGGGATGAGATAAGCGCTGAAAGCATCTAAGTGCGAAACTCACCTCAAGATGAGATGTCCCAATTGAAGGGTCGTGGGAGATGACCACGTTGATAGGCGGCAGGTCTACCGGCAGAAATGCCGCAGCCGAGCCGTACTAATGACCCGAACGCTTCGGGCACCCCGCTTGGGGCCCCTGTTCTTCTTACCCGTTGCCTGCGTCAACGTTTTTTGGGGTGCCCTGAACCCGCACCCCCGCCAGCAATGGTGGCTTTAGCCCGGGGGTTCACCTCTTCCCATTCCGAACAGAGCCGTTAAGCCCCGGAGCGCCCATGGTACTGCCTTCACCGGCGGGAGAGTCGGTCGCCGCCAACCTTGTTGTTTTGCCCGCGGCCCCCGCCCCCGCGTCCCTGCCCCGCTTCGGGGGCCAGGGATGCGGGGCGGGGGCCGCCCCGCGTTTACCCCCCTTCTCGCAAGCCGTGTAAAGTAACTATATATCTGCTCATATATTATAAGCAGATATATAGTTAGTACTATTGAGAGGTTTATAAAGCTTCTTCTATTCCTTGTCTAAAGAATTTGAATTATCCTTTAGCTGTATTCCAGAAATCTTTCTGCGAAAGGATGCATTTAGCATATAAAATATCTTATCTGCTGCCTCTGCATACTGTAGGCCTTCAGGTCGAATATTAGAAACGCAATTCCGAGCTTTGTCTGTAAGGCCAATTTTAGGTGAGTAGGTGAAATAGGCGCTTAGGCTCTGTAGAGAACTCAACCCCGGCCTTTCACCAATCAAAATAAGAGCAATCTTAGTTCTGAAGATTTCTCCTATCTCATCGCTAATTGCGACGCGCGCCTGTTCGGCAAGAATGAGAGGGCCAACTCGAATTCCAGCTTGCTGAAGTTGGGGTAATAGGAATCGAATTACGGCTATAGAATACTTGTTTATAGCCGTCGCTGATAATCCATCTGCCATTATGATTACTATATCCGTTTCGTCGTCAGCGCATTCCTGCAAATGTTTGTGAGAAGATTCGTGCAGCTGACGACCTAAGTCGGGCCGCCTTAGGTACTCTTGGCGGTTCGAAGCTTTGCTTCGAACCTGATAAATTGGTAGCTGAAAAGTTTGTAATTCCTTCAGAAGCTTTTCTAAGTTCAATTCTGAGTATACAGCATCACGTGCTTGAGCATGAGCAAATTTGAGAGCTAACGCTTCTTGTAATGGCACACTCGTTCCTACACGACCTAATGCTATACGAGCATCAGTGAATCTTTTTAACGAAACCCAAGGGTCAGATGCATTTAAATGATCAGGCCTTTGAAAGGGCAAGTTCTCCATTACCTAAATATTTTATACAATTATCTGACCACTAACGATATATAAAAATACCAACGTAGGAGATTATAATAGCGCTTTTGGCATGTTCGCGAAGAGTTTATGTCCAGGCTGTGCTGGTAACAAACGGCCTTTTTCATTGAAAATCCCTTGTTGCATAAGCCACCCTTCAAATTCGGGGGTTGGACGTAAACCTAGAACATCTCGCACATACAATGCATCGTGGAAGGAAGTAGATTGGTAGTTCAACATGATATCGTCGGCGCCAGGCACACCCATGATAAAGTTGCAACCAGCTACTCCTAGAAGAGTCAAGAGATTGTCCATATCATCTTGATCGGCTTCGGCGTGGTTGGTGTAGCAGATGTCAACGCCCATCGGCAGGCCTAGCAATTTGCCACAAAAGTGGTCTTCGAGGGCGGCCCGGATAATTTGCTTACCATCATACAGGTATTCGGGGCCAATAAAACCCACAACTGAATTAACTAACAGGGGTTTAAACCTACGCGCTACCGCATAAGCCCGGGCTTCGCATGTTTGCTGATCAACGCCTTGATGAGCATTTGCAGAAAGAGCACTCCCCTGCCCTGTTTCAAAATACATTACATTTTGGCCCATGGTGCCGCGTTTTAGCTCTAAAGTGGCGTGCCATGCTTCTTCTAGTAGCGCCAAGTCTATGCCGAAGCTGGTATTCGTAGCTTCCGTACCACCGATCGATTGGAAAGTTAAGTCTATGGGTGCGTTTCGCCTGATTAGTTCCAAGGTAGTTGTGACGTGGCAGAGCACACACGATTGGGTAGGAATTTCATAATGCTGGCGCATCGAATCCAGCAAATTTAGTAAGTCATTGGTTATATGGATGTTATCGGTGGCAGGATTAATACCGATTACGGCATCGCCACTGCCATACAATAAGCCATCCACCACACTGGCCAAAATGCCACGCGTATCGTCGGTAGGATGATTGGGTTGGAGACGTGTGGCAATGTGGCCTTTTAGCCCTAATGTGTTGCGAAAGCGCGTTACTACTTCGCATTTGCGAGCAACGGAAATCAATTCTTGATTTCGCATTAGCTTGGATACGGCGGCTACCATTTCCGGGGTCAGCGCGTCCGCAATTTCCTGCAGCGCTATCGTATCGGTTTCAGGCATCAATAACCAATCGCGAAGCTGGCCAACTGTAAAATGCTGGATGCGAGCGAAAGATGCAGCGTCATGCGTATCAATGATCAGGCGGGTAACTTCGTCTTTCTCGTAAGGAACGACAGTTTCCTGAATGAAATCGGAGAGCAATACGTCTGCTAACGTAATTTGGGCAGCTACCCTTTCTTCGTAAGTGGCAGCGGCCACTTCGGCCAACACATCGCCCGAACGAAGCGGCGAAGCTTTGGCCAGCAGCGTTCTAAGATCGGGAAATTGGTAAACCCGGCTTCGAATGGTGTGTTGGTAGCGCATAGATCATACAGTCTTCGAGTCAGACGCCTTCGGCTTTTGCCAGCAAGGCTTCTTGAGTCAGAGGCCGCCGCTGGCCTAGCAGCAGAAAAATGCCTCCGGTCAGAGCTAAGCCAACAAAAAATAACGCACTGATTATCAGGTTGTAATAAATAATAGCGCCCAAACTTACAATCGTCAGTAACAACGCTACAGCAGGGAAAATTGGATAGAAGGGCACCACAAAAGGCCTTTCCAGCTGCGGCTCCGTCCGGCGCAATGCGAATAAGCTGAGCAAACTCATCCCATACATAACCACTGCCCCCAGTACCGAAAGCACAATCACTTGGTTGGTAGTGCCTGTCAGTAAGGCGCCGGCGCCAACCAGCCCACCGACTACCAGAGCCCAATGCGGCGTCTGAAATCGAGCGTTTACCTGACTCAGGAAACTGGGCAAATAGCCGCTTCGCGCCAGCGCAAATACTTGCCGCGAATAGCCAATGATGGTGCCGTGAAAAGAAGCCACTAAGCCAAACAGGCCGATGCTGGCAAATACCCGCGTCAAAGGGCTCTGGCGGCCTAAGACTATTCCTAATGCTTCGGGCAATGGATAATCGATGGCGCTCAGCCGTTGCCAGTTGGTGATGCCGCCTGTGAGTATCATGACTCCCAAGGCCAGCGCAATGAGCGTAAGCAGTCCGTAGATATACCCTTTGGGAATGGTACGTTTGGGATCCTCTACCTCCTCGGCGACCATAGCGACTCCTTCGATTGCCAGATAAAACCAGATGGCAAACGGCAAAGCGGCAAAAATCCCCGTGAGCCCAAAAGGCATAGGCCGAGTCAGGAAATTCGTCATGTTAAAATGCGGAGCTACAAGCCCCATATACAGCAGTAGCTCAGCGACGGCAAGTATCGTAACAACCAATGAGAACATAGCGGACTCCTTGATTCCCAAAAGGTTGATACCAATAAAGACCACGTAGCACACCAAAGCCGTATGCAAAACCGGAATACTTGGGTACAGAAAATGCCCGTAGCTACCCAGCGCAAAGGCAATGGCCGGCGGTGCAAACAGAAACTCAACGAGGGTAGCGTACCCAGCTATTAATCCCGCTAGCGGCCCAAAGGCTCGATACGAATAGGCAAACGGCCCACCCGCATGCGGTATCGCAGTTGTCAGCTCGGTAAAGCTGAAAATGAATGTGATATACAACACTGTAATTATCAACGTGGCCACTAGCATGCCGATGGGGCCTGCTACGGCCCAACCGTAATTCCAGCCAAAATATTCGCCTGAAATGACCAGTCCCACTGCTATGGCCCAGAGATGCAGCGGCCTTAATACTTTCTTCAAACCAGGAGAGGCAGGTGCCGTAATCATCGCTGACAGGTTTGGGTTGATCCGTATAATGTATTGAATAAAAGCCAAATAGCAGCATTCAGGACCACTTCAGCCTTTTTTGCGAGGATTATTTCCAATG
This window encodes:
- a CDS encoding ethanolamine ammonia-lyase subunit EutB, with the translated sequence MRYQHTIRSRVYQFPDLRTLLAKASPLRSGDVLAEVAAATYEERVAAQITLADVLLSDFIQETVVPYEKDEVTRLIIDTHDAASFARIQHFTVGQLRDWLLMPETDTIALQEIADALTPEMVAAVSKLMRNQELISVARKCEVVTRFRNTLGLKGHIATRLQPNHPTDDTRGILASVVDGLLYGSGDAVIGINPATDNIHITNDLLNLLDSMRQHYEIPTQSCVLCHVTTTLELIRRNAPIDLTFQSIGGTEATNTSFGIDLALLEEAWHATLELKRGTMGQNVMYFETGQGSALSANAHQGVDQQTCEARAYAVARRFKPLLVNSVVGFIGPEYLYDGKQIIRAALEDHFCGKLLGLPMGVDICYTNHAEADQDDMDNLLTLLGVAGCNFIMGVPGADDIMLNYQSTSFHDALYVRDVLGLRPTPEFEGWLMQQGIFNEKGRLLPAQPGHKLFANMPKALL
- the eutC gene encoding ethanolamine ammonia-lyase subunit EutC gives rise to the protein MENLPFQRPDHLNASDPWVSLKRFTDARIALGRVGTSVPLQEALALKFAHAQARDAVYSELNLEKLLKELQTFQLPIYQVRSKASNRQEYLRRPDLGRQLHESSHKHLQECADDETDIVIIMADGLSATAINKYSIAVIRFLLPQLQQAGIRVGPLILAEQARVAISDEIGEIFRTKIALILIGERPGLSSLQSLSAYFTYSPKIGLTDKARNCVSNIRPEGLQYAEAADKIFYMLNASFRRKISGIQLKDNSNSLDKE
- the eat gene encoding ethanolamine permease, with the protein product MITAPASPGLKKVLRPLHLWAIAVGLVISGEYFGWNYGWAVAGPIGMLVATLIITVLYITFIFSFTELTTAIPHAGGPFAYSYRAFGPLAGLIAGYATLVEFLFAPPAIAFALGSYGHFLYPSIPVLHTALVCYVVFIGINLLGIKESAMFSLVVTILAVAELLLYMGLVAPHFNMTNFLTRPMPFGLTGIFAALPFAIWFYLAIEGVAMVAEEVEDPKRTIPKGYIYGLLTLIALALGVMILTGGITNWQRLSAIDYPLPEALGIVLGRQSPLTRVFASIGLFGLVASFHGTIIGYSRQVFALARSGYLPSFLSQVNARFQTPHWALVVGGLVGAGALLTGTTNQVIVLSVLGAVVMYGMSLLSLFALRRTEPQLERPFVVPFYPIFPAVALLLTIVSLGAIIYYNLIISALFFVGLALTGGIFLLLGQRRPLTQEALLAKAEGV